A stretch of Prunus dulcis chromosome 6, ALMONDv2, whole genome shotgun sequence DNA encodes these proteins:
- the LOC117631324 gene encoding lysine-specific demethylase JMJ30 encodes MSTANSDNHLQTPILDSESAQLLQDVSQHGGYAYVSMAARAAAGDLRAAEAAREMAWEQLHSGPWHSVLPVWRDAYSMACLHVAKVHAIAGEFSDALRALDMGLIMGGPLLKPDLYSLIAIVSAKVRAARVSEKQQQCPKSDRRLVPDDLDSTELLGVLPTKSLSCKMVLKRSGLSLEGFLREYLLPGYPVIISDGMGHWPARTKWNDMDYLTRVAGDRTVPVEVGKNYLYPEWKQELITFSQFLERIKANGSSSAAPTYLAQHPLFDQINELRDDICIPDYCFAGGGDLRSLNAWFGPAGTVTPLHHDPHHNVLAQVVGKKYIRLYLASLSEELYPYTETMLCNSSQVDLDNLDEKEFPKMRDLEFLDCILEEGDMLYIPPKWWHYVRSLTTSLSVSFWWSEYGSS; translated from the exons ATGTCCACCGCAAACTCTGACAACCATCTCCAGACCCCAATCCTTGACTCTGAGTCCGCTCAGCTCCTCCAGGACGTCTCCCAGCACGGCGGCTACGCTTACGTCAGCATGGCGGCTCGAGCAGCCGCCGGAGACCTCCGGGCCGCAGAGGCGGCTCGCGAGATGGCTTGGGAGCAGCTCCACTCGGGCCCCTGGCACTCCGTGTTACCCGTGTGGCGCGACGCCTACTCCATGGCCTGCCTCCACGTGGCCAAGGTCCATGCCATCGCCGGTGAGTTTAGCGACGCCCTCAGGGCACTCGACATGGGCCTCATCATGGGCGGCCCGCTCTTGAAACCCGACTTGTATTCCCTCATCGCCATTGTCTCTGCCAAAGTCAGGGCCGCTAGGGTTTCTGAAAAACAACAGCAATGCCCCAAATCGGACCGCCGATTGGTCCCTGACGACCTCGACTCGACGGAG TTGCTTGGAGTTTTGCCCACAAAGTCACTTTCTTGTAAAATGGTTTTGAAGAGGTCTGGACTATCTTTGGAGGGGTTTTTGCGTGAATATCTCTTACCGGGTTACCCAGTTATAATAAGCGATGGCATGGGTCATTGGCCGGCCAGGACTAAGTGGAATGACATGGATTATCTGACAAGGGTTGCTGGTGATCGCACAGTGCCAGTTGAG GTTgggaaaaattatttataccCAGAGTGGAAGCAAGAACTTATTACATTTTCCCAGTTTCTTGAGAGGATTAAGGCTAATGGCTCTTCCTCTGCTGCCCCAACATATCTTGCTCAGCATCCATTGTTTGATCAG ATAAACGAGCTGCGTGACGACATATGTATTCCCGACTATTGTTTTGCCGGTGGTGGGGATCTAAGGTCTCTAAATGCTTGGTTTGGTCCAGCTGGGACAGTAACCCCATTACACCATGATCCACACCATAATGTGCTTGCTCAG GTAGTTGGCAAAAAGTATATAAGGCTCTACCTGGCTTCGTTGTCAGAGGAACTCTACCCATACACTGAAACCATGCTTTGCAACTCAAGCCAG GTTGATCTAGACAACTTAGACGAGAAAGAGTTCCCAAAGATGCGTGACTTGGAATTTCTTGATTGCATTTTAGAGGAAGGGGATATGCTTTATATCCCACCAAAGTGGTGGCACTATGTGCGGTCTCTAACAACAAGTCTCTCTGTTAGCTTTTGGTGGAGTGAGTATGGAAGTTCATAG